A genomic segment from Rhodospirillum centenum SW encodes:
- a CDS encoding heme lyase CcmF/NrfE family subunit, whose protein sequence is MIPEIGHYALVLALLLATVQATLPLLGAARGNAAWMEVGRPAAYAQFLMVVVAFAALMWAYVVSDFSVQNVVENSHSLKPMLYKVSGVWGNHEGSMVLWVLMLAAFGGAVAAFGGNLPPTLKARVLGVQGMVGVGFLLFTLLTSNPFLRLDPAPADGRDLNPLLQDPGLAFHPPFLYLGYVGFSIAYSFAIAALIEGRVDPAWGRWVRPWTLVAWASLTLGIALGSWWAYYELGWGGWWFWDPVENASLMPWLAGTALLHSAIVVEKRDALKTWTILLAVLTFALSLMGTFLVRSGVLTSVHAFAVDPERGVAILLLLALATGGGLLLYTLRAASLKAGGLFAPISREGSLVLNNLLLSTACATVFLGTLYPLFLDTVGGSKISVGAPFFNTTFVPLMVPLVAAMAVGPMLAWKRADLPGALARLWVAAVLVVVCVLWALWAHGFRPVMALVGIGMAAWAFFGAFAELAERVRLFRIPLGDSLSRAAGLPRSAWGAAIAHAGLGISIAGMVGTSAWMSEDVRIMHPGDSASLAGYEFRLESVEPAQIANYAAQRGTVTVTRDGQAVATLHPEQRFYPVAKMTTTEAAIHTTFVSDIYVALGGKAEEGDGWTVRLYYHPLVPWIWFGAVVMVIGGLISLSDRRYRLGVPVRRASPAVGGRSAAQPAE, encoded by the coding sequence ATGATCCCCGAGATCGGCCATTACGCCCTGGTACTGGCCCTGCTGCTGGCGACCGTGCAGGCCACGCTGCCCCTGCTGGGTGCTGCCCGCGGCAACGCCGCCTGGATGGAAGTGGGCCGCCCGGCGGCCTATGCCCAGTTCCTCATGGTGGTGGTCGCCTTCGCCGCCCTGATGTGGGCCTACGTCGTCTCCGACTTCAGCGTGCAGAACGTGGTAGAGAACAGCCACTCGCTGAAGCCGATGCTCTACAAGGTCAGCGGCGTCTGGGGCAACCATGAGGGCTCGATGGTCCTCTGGGTCCTGATGCTGGCGGCCTTCGGTGGCGCCGTGGCGGCCTTCGGCGGCAACCTGCCGCCGACCTTGAAGGCGCGGGTGCTGGGCGTGCAGGGCATGGTCGGCGTCGGCTTCCTGCTGTTCACGCTGCTGACCAGCAACCCCTTCCTGCGGCTGGATCCGGCCCCGGCGGACGGGCGCGATCTGAACCCGCTGTTGCAGGACCCCGGTCTCGCCTTCCATCCGCCCTTCCTCTATCTGGGCTATGTCGGCTTCAGCATCGCCTACTCCTTCGCCATCGCCGCCCTGATCGAGGGCCGGGTCGATCCCGCCTGGGGCCGCTGGGTGCGGCCCTGGACGCTGGTCGCCTGGGCCTCGCTGACCCTGGGCATCGCCCTGGGGAGCTGGTGGGCCTACTACGAGCTGGGCTGGGGCGGCTGGTGGTTCTGGGACCCGGTGGAGAACGCCTCGCTGATGCCCTGGCTGGCCGGTACGGCGCTGCTGCACTCCGCCATCGTGGTGGAGAAGCGCGACGCCCTGAAGACCTGGACCATCCTGCTGGCGGTGCTGACCTTCGCGCTCTCGCTGATGGGCACCTTCCTGGTCCGCTCGGGCGTGCTGACCTCGGTCCACGCCTTCGCGGTGGACCCGGAGCGCGGTGTCGCCATCCTGCTGCTGCTGGCGCTGGCCACCGGCGGCGGGCTGCTGCTCTACACCCTGCGCGCCGCGTCGCTGAAGGCCGGCGGGCTGTTCGCCCCGATCAGCCGCGAAGGCTCGCTGGTGCTGAACAACCTGCTGCTCTCCACGGCCTGCGCCACGGTGTTCCTGGGCACGCTCTATCCGCTGTTCCTGGACACCGTGGGCGGGTCCAAGATCTCGGTCGGCGCGCCCTTCTTCAACACCACCTTCGTGCCGCTGATGGTGCCGCTGGTCGCCGCCATGGCGGTCGGGCCGATGCTGGCCTGGAAGCGGGCGGACCTGCCCGGCGCGCTCGCCCGGCTCTGGGTCGCGGCCGTGCTGGTCGTGGTCTGCGTGCTCTGGGCGCTGTGGGCGCACGGCTTCCGCCCGGTGATGGCGCTGGTCGGCATCGGCATGGCGGCCTGGGCCTTCTTCGGCGCCTTCGCCGAACTGGCCGAGCGCGTCCGGCTGTTCCGCATCCCGCTGGGCGACAGCCTGTCCCGCGCCGCGGGCCTGCCGCGCAGCGCCTGGGGGGCGGCCATCGCCCATGCCGGCCTGGGCATCTCCATCGCCGGCATGGTCGGCACCAGCGCCTGGATGAGCGAGGATGTCCGCATCATGCATCCGGGCGACAGTGCCAGCCTCGCGGGTTACGAGTTCCGCCTTGAGTCGGTCGAGCCGGCGCAGATCGCCAACTACGCCGCCCAGCGCGGCACCGTCACGGTGACGCGCGACGGCCAGGCGGTGGCGACGCTCCATCCCGAGCAGCGCTTCTACCCCGTCGCCAAGATGACGACGACCGAGGCCGCCATCCACACCACCTTCGTCTCCGACATCTATGTCGCCCTGGGCGGCAAGGCGGAGGAGGGGGACGGCTGGACGGTGCGGCTCTACTACCACCCGCTGGTGCCCTGGATCTGGTTCGGCGCCGTGGTCATGGTGATCGGCGGGCTGATCAGCCTGTCCGACCGCCGCTACCGCCTGGGCGTGCCGGTCCGCCGCGCCAGCCCTGCCGTCGGCGGCCGGTCCGCCGCCCAGCCTGCCGAGTGA
- the ccmI gene encoding c-type cytochrome biogenesis protein CcmI has translation MGMMVFWLVAAVLTAVAVGMLLRPLTRPTQGLAGSAAEHTRRVYADQVAEIERDLARGVLSADQARAARAEAGRRLLGAAAEADKAKAKPAVAQPSPRLAMVVTLLLPVAALAIYIPLGRPDLPSQPFASRTDLAANEIPDNVLKAAEELARNLEQNPDDLRGWALLASTYAAMGRNAEAADAYRRAVGLSQGDAELTAAFGEQLTYAAGGVVSEEARRAFEAAVEKNPKEPRARYFLAVARLQAGDVRGAIDRWGELLKDSPADAPWVGVVISQIARAADQIGIDPATVTPQPLPPAGPPAGSAEGADGAAPALTQEQMDQMQALSPEEQEKMVRTMVDSLTTRLEQQPDDVEGWLRLGRARQVLGEPEAAREALRRATGLAPERADVWLAYAGTLAPEDKAAPSPEFLAALDRVLAIEPDNLQALWHRGEAAAGTGDTARARASWQRLIGLLPEDAPARAEIQKRIDALPAP, from the coding sequence ATGGGCATGATGGTCTTCTGGCTGGTCGCCGCCGTACTGACGGCAGTGGCCGTGGGCATGCTGCTGCGCCCGCTGACGCGGCCGACGCAGGGGCTGGCCGGCAGCGCCGCCGAGCACACCCGCCGCGTCTATGCCGACCAGGTGGCGGAGATCGAGCGCGACCTCGCCCGCGGCGTGCTGTCGGCCGATCAGGCCCGGGCCGCCCGGGCCGAGGCCGGACGCCGCCTGCTGGGCGCCGCCGCCGAGGCGGACAAGGCCAAGGCGAAGCCCGCCGTGGCCCAGCCCAGCCCGCGGCTGGCCATGGTCGTGACGCTGCTGCTGCCGGTGGCCGCGCTCGCCATCTACATCCCGCTGGGCCGGCCGGACCTGCCGTCGCAGCCCTTCGCCTCGCGCACCGATCTCGCCGCCAACGAGATCCCCGACAATGTGCTCAAGGCCGCCGAGGAGCTGGCCCGGAACCTGGAGCAGAATCCCGATGACCTGCGCGGCTGGGCGCTGCTGGCCTCCACCTACGCCGCCATGGGCCGCAACGCCGAGGCGGCGGACGCGTACCGCCGTGCCGTCGGGCTGAGCCAGGGCGACGCCGAGCTGACGGCCGCCTTCGGCGAACAGCTCACCTATGCCGCCGGCGGTGTCGTCAGCGAGGAGGCCCGCCGCGCCTTCGAGGCGGCGGTCGAGAAGAACCCGAAGGAGCCGCGCGCCCGCTACTTCCTGGCCGTGGCCCGCCTGCAGGCGGGCGACGTGCGCGGCGCCATCGACCGCTGGGGCGAGCTGCTGAAGGACAGCCCGGCGGACGCGCCCTGGGTCGGCGTCGTGATCTCCCAGATCGCCCGCGCCGCCGACCAGATCGGCATCGATCCGGCCACCGTCACGCCGCAGCCGCTGCCCCCCGCCGGACCCCCGGCCGGCAGTGCCGAGGGCGCCGACGGCGCCGCCCCGGCGCTGACGCAGGAACAGATGGACCAGATGCAGGCCCTCTCTCCGGAGGAGCAGGAGAAGATGGTCCGCACCATGGTGGACTCTCTGACCACGCGCCTGGAACAGCAGCCCGACGATGTCGAGGGCTGGCTCCGGCTGGGCCGCGCCCGGCAGGTGCTGGGCGAGCCCGAGGCGGCCCGCGAGGCGCTGCGCCGGGCGACCGGGCTGGCCCCGGAGCGCGCCGATGTCTGGCTGGCCTATGCCGGCACGCTGGCGCCGGAGGACAAGGCGGCCCCGTCGCCGGAGTTCCTGGCGGCGCTGGACCGGGTGCTGGCGATCGAGCCGGACAATCTCCAGGCGCTCTGGCACCGGGGCGAGGCCGCGGCCGGCACCGGCGACACGGCCCGGGCGCGCGCCTCCTGGCAGCGTCTGATCGGGCTGCTGCCGGAGGACGCCCCGGCCCGGGCGGAGATCCAGAAGCGCATCGACGCCCTGCCGGCCCCCTGA
- a CDS encoding DsbE family thiol:disulfide interchange protein, with protein sequence MSRLLIALPLILFAALAGVFVYLLVLKPEITGQQHDPTLLPSMLIDRPMPALDLPPLYEGQPGVTTAELKGTPQLVNIFASWCTPCRIEHPVLMRLSKEEGIVVRGIAYKDKPEDSRRFLEQFGNPFTTIGVDQDGRAGIELGVTGVPETFVLDGQGRIRYRHQGPLGPAVVDKEILPLLRDLSR encoded by the coding sequence ATGTCGCGCCTTCTCATCGCCCTGCCGTTGATCCTGTTCGCCGCCCTGGCCGGGGTCTTCGTCTATCTGCTGGTGCTGAAGCCCGAGATCACGGGCCAGCAGCACGACCCGACCCTGCTGCCGTCCATGCTGATCGACCGGCCGATGCCGGCGCTGGATCTGCCCCCCCTCTATGAGGGGCAGCCCGGCGTCACGACGGCCGAGCTGAAGGGCACGCCGCAGCTCGTCAACATCTTCGCCTCCTGGTGCACGCCCTGCCGGATCGAGCATCCGGTGCTGATGCGCCTGTCCAAGGAGGAGGGGATCGTCGTGCGCGGCATCGCCTACAAGGACAAGCCCGAGGACAGCCGCCGCTTCCTGGAGCAGTTCGGCAATCCCTTCACCACCATCGGCGTCGATCAGGACGGCCGCGCCGGCATCGAGCTGGGCGTGACCGGCGTGCCGGAGACCTTCGTGCTGGACGGTCAGGGTCGCATCCGCTACCGCCACCAGGGCCCGCTGGGTCCGGCGGTGGTGGACAAGGAAATCCTGCCGCTCCTGCGCGATCTGTCCAGGTAA
- a CDS encoding methyl-accepting chemotaxis protein: MKIRSLQIKIASLAGLCVAGTIAVLVGFGIASTNGTNAFVGQTVSGMLEKKTEESIQNMASTQAGLIRSEFETALNAARTMAHAFATMVDPQNPGSVPVEQRRDALNGLLLNVLKNNELFNGTYTAWEPDALDGRDAAFRNRADTGTDATGRFIPYWNRDQRGHIAMQPLVEYDSRDLHPNGVMKGGWYIGPKETGKESVLDPLPYIVQGQQVFLATLSVPIMVGGRFQGVAGADFNLDFVQKLASQVSSAIFDGRNEVVIVSNMGLIVAHSAKPDLIGQSISTITRDWEQDLAIVRSGQPKVEMDSDARMLRTFAPIQLGHTGKPWAVLIQVPQDVVLADSVTLGAALDDRAGSSVLWQAGIALLVAVAAVGGMWVMAGGVARPIRACVAFAEGIAAGRFDQALEVRQVDEVGVLADSLRTMQSDLVRRNAQRAEDQKRAESERRAAMLQLADDLESRVMSVVEGVDGAARSMGTTARSMTNTATRTSEQATIVAAASEEANVNVQTVAAATEELSGSIREIGQQVNRSAEIARNAVEAAQQANGQVLGLNDAAQKIGTVVQLIQSIAAQTNLLALNATIEAARAGEAGKGFAVVAGEVKSLANQTAKATEEIAGQVSDMQRVTTETTTVIKGVGGIIGQINEISTTIAAAVEQQNSATLEIARNVQQAANGTQQVTSNIDGVRQAAGEASESSAQVLTVSGQLADESARLRDVVTAFLAKVRAA, encoded by the coding sequence ATGAAGATAAGATCGCTGCAAATCAAGATCGCCTCGCTGGCGGGCCTGTGCGTCGCCGGCACCATCGCGGTGCTGGTGGGCTTCGGCATCGCCTCGACCAACGGGACGAACGCCTTCGTCGGGCAGACCGTGTCCGGAATGCTGGAGAAGAAGACGGAGGAGAGCATCCAGAACATGGCCTCCACGCAGGCCGGCCTGATCCGCTCCGAGTTCGAGACGGCGCTGAATGCCGCGCGCACCATGGCGCACGCCTTCGCCACCATGGTCGATCCCCAGAATCCCGGCTCCGTTCCGGTCGAGCAGCGCCGCGACGCGCTGAACGGGCTTCTGCTGAACGTGCTGAAGAACAATGAGCTGTTCAACGGCACCTACACCGCCTGGGAGCCCGATGCGCTGGACGGCCGCGACGCGGCCTTCCGCAACCGGGCGGACACCGGCACCGATGCCACCGGCCGCTTCATCCCCTACTGGAACCGCGACCAGCGCGGCCACATCGCCATGCAGCCGCTCGTGGAATACGACAGCCGCGACCTGCACCCCAACGGCGTGATGAAGGGCGGCTGGTACATCGGTCCGAAGGAGACCGGGAAGGAAAGCGTGCTCGATCCCCTGCCCTACATCGTGCAGGGCCAGCAGGTCTTCCTGGCCACCCTGTCCGTGCCGATCATGGTGGGGGGCCGGTTCCAGGGCGTCGCCGGGGCGGACTTCAACCTGGACTTCGTGCAGAAGCTGGCAAGCCAGGTCAGCAGCGCGATCTTCGACGGCCGCAACGAAGTGGTGATCGTGTCGAACATGGGGCTGATCGTGGCGCACAGCGCCAAGCCCGATCTGATCGGCCAGTCGATCTCGACGATCACCCGCGACTGGGAACAGGATCTCGCCATCGTGCGCTCCGGCCAGCCGAAGGTCGAGATGGACAGCGACGCCCGGATGCTGCGGACCTTCGCCCCCATCCAGCTCGGCCACACCGGCAAGCCCTGGGCGGTGCTGATCCAGGTGCCCCAGGACGTGGTGCTGGCGGACAGCGTCACCCTGGGCGCGGCGCTGGACGACCGGGCCGGCTCCAGCGTCCTCTGGCAGGCCGGGATCGCCCTGCTGGTCGCGGTCGCCGCGGTGGGCGGCATGTGGGTGATGGCGGGCGGCGTTGCCCGGCCGATCCGCGCCTGCGTCGCCTTCGCCGAGGGCATCGCCGCCGGCCGCTTCGATCAGGCGCTGGAGGTGCGGCAGGTGGACGAGGTCGGGGTACTGGCAGACTCGCTGCGCACGATGCAGTCCGATCTCGTGCGGCGGAACGCGCAGCGGGCGGAGGACCAGAAGCGGGCCGAATCGGAACGCCGGGCGGCCATGCTCCAGCTTGCCGACGATCTGGAATCCCGCGTGATGAGCGTGGTGGAAGGCGTGGACGGTGCCGCGCGGAGCATGGGCACCACCGCCCGGAGCATGACGAACACCGCGACCCGGACCAGCGAGCAGGCGACCATCGTCGCGGCGGCGTCGGAGGAAGCCAACGTGAACGTCCAGACGGTCGCGGCGGCGACGGAGGAACTGTCGGGGTCGATCCGCGAGATCGGCCAGCAGGTCAACCGCTCCGCCGAGATCGCCCGCAACGCCGTGGAGGCCGCGCAGCAGGCCAACGGACAGGTCCTGGGCCTGAACGACGCCGCCCAGAAGATCGGCACCGTCGTGCAGCTCATCCAGTCGATCGCCGCCCAGACCAACCTGCTGGCCCTGAACGCCACGATTGAGGCGGCACGGGCGGGGGAGGCCGGCAAGGGCTTCGCCGTCGTGGCCGGTGAGGTGAAGAGCCTCGCCAACCAGACGGCCAAGGCCACGGAGGAGATCGCCGGTCAGGTCAGCGACATGCAGCGCGTGACCACGGAGACCACGACGGTCATCAAGGGCGTCGGCGGCATCATCGGGCAGATCAACGAGATCTCGACCACGATCGCGGCGGCCGTGGAGCAGCAGAATTCCGCGACGCTGGAGATCGCCCGCAACGTGCAGCAGGCGGCCAACGGCACCCAGCAGGTCACCTCCAACATCGACGGCGTGCGGCAGGCCGCCGGCGAGGCCAGCGAGTCCTCGGCCCAGGTGCTGACGGTTTCCGGCCAGCTTGCGGACGAGTCGGCCCGGTTGCGCGACGTCGTGACCGCCTTCCTGGCGAAGGTGCGGGCGGCCTGA
- the ccmE gene encoding cytochrome c maturation protein CcmE gives MTRKKRRLYMLGLALLGLGTATALTLSAFEENIVFFYSPSDLVVQPPGDRSVRLGGLVEDGSVQKQADGLTITFRVTDTANTVPVTYKGIVPDLFREGQGVVAEGRMGGDGVFVAREVLARHDENYMPPEVHDALQRAGAVKTEVPGRSIYTPADSDDKVHATTTLKP, from the coding sequence ATGACCCGCAAGAAGCGTCGCCTCTACATGCTGGGCCTCGCCCTGCTGGGGCTGGGCACCGCCACGGCGCTGACCCTGTCGGCGTTCGAGGAGAACATCGTCTTCTTCTACAGCCCCTCGGATCTGGTGGTGCAGCCGCCGGGCGACCGCTCCGTGCGGCTGGGCGGGCTGGTCGAGGACGGCAGCGTCCAGAAGCAGGCGGACGGCCTGACCATCACCTTCCGCGTGACCGACACGGCCAACACCGTCCCCGTCACCTACAAGGGCATCGTCCCCGACCTGTTCCGTGAGGGTCAGGGCGTGGTGGCGGAGGGCCGGATGGGCGGCGACGGGGTGTTCGTCGCCCGTGAGGTGCTGGCCCGGCATGACGAGAACTACATGCCGCCCGAGGTCCATGACGCGCTGCAACGCGCCGGCGCGGTCAAGACCGAGGTGCCCGGCCGCTCCATCTACACCCCGGCGGATTCGGACGACAAGGTTCACGCGACCACCACGCTGAAACCCTAG
- a CDS encoding cytochrome c-type biogenesis protein, which yields MKKLAPLALSLALLAGPALAVMPDEKLKDPALEARAREISKELRCVVCQNQSIDDSNAPLARDLRILVRERLVAGDNDEQVLDYVHDRYGDFVLLRPPVQPYTWVLWFGPAVVLLLGGIGAARYLRGRRGDASLSTGLTPAEEARLAALLSEEDKAAPGRKGS from the coding sequence GTGAAGAAGCTCGCCCCCCTTGCCCTGTCCCTGGCGCTGCTGGCCGGCCCGGCGCTGGCCGTGATGCCGGACGAGAAGCTGAAGGACCCCGCCCTGGAAGCCCGCGCGCGGGAGATCAGCAAGGAACTGCGCTGCGTCGTCTGCCAGAACCAGTCGATCGACGACAGCAACGCGCCCCTGGCCCGCGACCTGCGCATCCTGGTGCGCGAACGGCTGGTCGCCGGCGACAATGACGAGCAGGTGCTGGACTACGTCCACGACCGCTATGGCGATTTCGTGCTGCTGCGCCCGCCGGTGCAGCCCTACACCTGGGTGCTCTGGTTCGGCCCGGCGGTCGTGCTGCTGCTGGGCGGCATCGGTGCCGCCCGCTATCTGCGGGGCCGGCGCGGCGACGCCTCCCTCTCCACCGGGCTGACCCCGGCGGAGGAGGCGCGGCTCGCGGCCCTGTTGTCCGAAGAAGATAAGGCCGCCCCCGGCCGGAAGGGTTCCTGA
- a CDS encoding bactofilin family protein — protein sequence MFAKGKETVEPVARPPQRRSGPPPTGPGMPSIIGPDMVVTGNLATPGEVHVEGRIDGDVSCARLVVGATGAVHGAVNAESVRVHGRVEGSIRAEEVFLLSGSHTIGDIIQTSLEISPGALFEGTVRRRGSEEVAPPAALPAPTPPASAQAAPAQPGRPAVIHAPAPAEPRPEPRPEPQTVAPAPAPAPAPVVPPVAEAPAAAPEAEVPPAAANEQEEPAAPASGASPAADGTEPDSPPTPPRTRLWGVR from the coding sequence ATGTTTGCGAAGGGTAAGGAAACCGTCGAGCCGGTCGCGCGGCCACCGCAGCGGCGCAGCGGTCCGCCGCCGACGGGTCCCGGGATGCCCTCCATCATCGGGCCGGACATGGTGGTCACCGGCAATCTCGCCACCCCGGGCGAGGTGCATGTGGAAGGCCGGATCGACGGCGACGTCTCCTGCGCCCGCCTTGTGGTCGGGGCTACCGGCGCGGTGCATGGCGCCGTCAACGCCGAATCGGTCCGTGTCCACGGCCGGGTCGAAGGGTCGATCCGGGCGGAGGAGGTGTTCCTGCTGAGCGGGTCGCACACCATCGGCGACATCATCCAGACCTCCCTGGAGATCTCCCCCGGCGCGCTGTTCGAAGGGACCGTCCGCCGCCGCGGCAGCGAAGAGGTGGCCCCGCCCGCGGCGCTGCCCGCCCCCACGCCGCCGGCTTCCGCCCAGGCCGCTCCGGCACAGCCGGGCCGTCCGGCGGTCATCCACGCCCCGGCCCCCGCCGAACCGCGGCCCGAGCCCCGTCCGGAGCCGCAGACGGTCGCACCGGCTCCGGCCCCGGCTCCGGCTCCGGTCGTCCCCCCGGTTGCCGAGGCGCCGGCCGCTGCCCCGGAGGCGGAGGTTCCGCCGGCCGCCGCCAACGAGCAGGAGGAGCCCGCCGCCCCGGCTTCCGGCGCGTCGCCGGCCGCGGACGGAACGGAGCCGGATTCGCCGCCCACGCCGCCGCGCACCCGGCTCTGGGGCGTCCGCTAG
- the ccmD gene encoding heme exporter protein CcmD, with product MSEFFSMGGYAAYVWGSYGLALIVLVGILVASVRYLRSTETMLKALEQARPQRRRARGAGALPLTAGEAAGEGGAA from the coding sequence ATGAGCGAGTTCTTCTCGATGGGCGGCTATGCCGCCTATGTCTGGGGCAGCTACGGGCTGGCGCTGATCGTGCTGGTCGGCATCCTGGTCGCCAGCGTGCGCTACCTGCGCTCCACCGAGACGATGCTGAAGGCGCTGGAGCAGGCGCGACCGCAGCGCCGCCGCGCCCGGGGGGCCGGCGCCCTGCCGCTGACCGCCGGCGAAGCCGCCGGGGAAGGGGGCGCGGCATGA
- a CDS encoding M23 family metallopeptidase, protein MLSSITRSERIIIVEDDRVRSVVIGPQQRLRPALHLAAAGAVCIGLLAGWLLTVVELRDTRRSVAMLADTGDTLAAQLADSRSRLAALGGELDTAREALAGVLAGDAELRGKLETVLATLDGAAGDTTVKGLRQTLTAARDGLQPLTTGAGDHLAAAGRSLEQVGQASLEAAARRAQAALTALEMAAADRLGATAADDAGDGDGGLMSVLAETRAEVRQLRIAVAVADARREEAEQKTTETERRMAAVTDGQVALIGQLSERAELRIGEIESVLRETGIDLNAVLADLENSRFGRGGPLVDIPEAAALAMAPAAGEAMSRLEGLLDRQARLRALFTLLPLGAPLNDFYVSSNFGKRLDPFTNEWAMHTGLDLVSQLRSPVAVTAPGEVVFAGWDSGGYGRMVLVDHGFGINTRYAHLDKLMVKAGQSINQGDTVGTLGNTGRSQGPHLHYEVLVDGRPVNPLRFMERGRHVCEG, encoded by the coding sequence GTGCTGAGTTCCATCACCCGAAGCGAACGCATCATCATCGTCGAGGACGACCGGGTCCGGTCCGTCGTCATCGGTCCGCAGCAGCGGCTGCGGCCGGCTCTGCACCTCGCCGCTGCCGGCGCGGTCTGTATCGGTCTGCTGGCCGGCTGGCTGCTGACGGTCGTGGAACTGCGCGACACACGACGCAGCGTCGCCATGCTGGCGGACACCGGGGACACGCTGGCGGCTCAGCTCGCCGACAGCCGCTCCCGGCTCGCGGCTCTGGGCGGCGAACTGGACACGGCGCGCGAGGCGCTGGCCGGCGTTCTGGCCGGCGATGCGGAACTCCGGGGGAAGCTGGAAACCGTGCTGGCGACGCTGGACGGCGCCGCCGGCGACACCACGGTGAAGGGGCTGCGCCAGACCCTGACGGCCGCGCGCGACGGGCTGCAGCCGCTGACCACCGGCGCGGGCGACCATCTGGCCGCCGCCGGCCGCTCGCTGGAGCAGGTCGGCCAGGCCAGCCTGGAAGCGGCCGCCCGCCGCGCCCAGGCCGCGCTGACCGCGCTGGAGATGGCCGCCGCCGACCGGCTGGGCGCCACCGCTGCGGACGATGCTGGTGACGGGGACGGCGGGCTGATGAGCGTGCTGGCGGAGACGCGGGCGGAGGTGCGCCAGCTCCGCATCGCCGTCGCCGTGGCCGATGCCCGGCGTGAGGAAGCCGAACAGAAGACCACGGAGACCGAGCGCCGGATGGCTGCCGTCACCGACGGTCAGGTGGCCCTGATCGGGCAGCTCAGCGAACGGGCGGAGCTGCGCATCGGCGAGATCGAGTCGGTGCTGCGCGAGACCGGAATCGACCTGAACGCCGTGCTGGCGGATCTGGAGAACAGCCGTTTCGGCCGTGGCGGTCCGCTGGTGGACATCCCCGAAGCGGCCGCGCTGGCGATGGCCCCGGCGGCCGGGGAGGCCATGAGCCGGCTGGAAGGGCTGCTCGACCGGCAGGCCCGGCTGCGCGCCCTGTTCACCCTGCTGCCGCTCGGCGCCCCGCTGAACGATTTCTATGTTTCCAGCAACTTCGGCAAGCGGCTCGACCCCTTCACCAACGAATGGGCCATGCACACCGGCCTGGATCTGGTGTCCCAGCTCCGCTCCCCCGTCGCCGTCACGGCCCCGGGCGAGGTGGTCTTCGCCGGCTGGGACAGCGGCGGCTACGGCCGCATGGTGCTGGTCGATCACGGCTTCGGCATCAACACCCGCTACGCCCATCTGGACAAGCTGATGGTGAAAGCGGGACAAAGTATCAATCAGGGCGATACTGTCGGCACGCTGGGTAATACCGGCCGGAGCCAGGGTCCGCATCTGCATTACGAGGTGCTCGTGGACGGGCGCCCGGTCAACCCGCTGCGTTTCATGGAGAGAGGGCGGCATGTTTGCGAAGGGTAA
- a CDS encoding heme ABC transporter permease yields the protein MHRYANPARFLRIAGIVQPWAIGITVLAFAVGLWFALVASPPDYQQGDTVRIMYIHVPAAWMSLFVYSSMAIAAFVALVWRHPLAEVYARAAAPIGAGFTFLCLVSGSLWGEPMWGTWWVWDARLTSVLILFFLYLGFMALVNAFDDPNRGAKAGNVLLLVGAVNVPIIKFSVEWWNTLHQPASVFRADGPTISSEMLWPLFIMAGAFHAYFVVVLILRMRGELTARKIQAIRLTQAAAAAE from the coding sequence ATGCACCGATACGCCAATCCCGCGCGCTTCCTGCGCATTGCCGGCATCGTCCAGCCCTGGGCGATCGGCATCACCGTCCTGGCCTTCGCCGTGGGCCTGTGGTTCGCGCTCGTCGCCTCCCCGCCGGACTACCAGCAGGGGGACACGGTACGGATCATGTACATCCACGTCCCGGCGGCCTGGATGTCCCTGTTCGTCTACAGCTCCATGGCGATCGCGGCCTTCGTGGCGCTGGTCTGGCGCCATCCGCTGGCCGAGGTCTATGCCCGTGCCGCGGCCCCCATCGGGGCGGGCTTCACCTTCCTGTGCCTGGTCAGCGGCTCCCTCTGGGGGGAGCCGATGTGGGGCACCTGGTGGGTCTGGGACGCGCGCCTGACCAGCGTGCTGATCCTGTTCTTCCTCTACCTGGGCTTCATGGCCCTGGTGAACGCCTTCGACGACCCCAACCGGGGGGCCAAGGCGGGCAACGTGCTGCTGCTGGTCGGTGCGGTGAACGTGCCGATCATCAAGTTCTCCGTCGAATGGTGGAACACGCTGCACCAGCCGGCCAGCGTCTTCCGCGCCGACGGGCCGACGATCTCGTCGGAGATGCTGTGGCCCCTCTTCATCATGGCCGGGGCCTTCCACGCCTATTTCGTGGTGGTGCTGATCCTGCGCATGCGCGGCGAGCTGACGGCGCGCAAGATCCAGGCGATCCGCCTGACCCAGGCGGCCGCTGCGGCGGAGTGA